AGCCCGAACGCGCGGCGCAGGCCGCGGGTCACGTTGTACTCGCCGCCGCCCTCCCAGGCGCGGAACGAGCGTGCCGTGCGAATGCGCCCCTCACCCGGGTCGAGCCGCAGCATCACCTCGCCCAGGGACACCGCGTCGTAGCGGCACTCAGCGGCGGGACGGATGGTCAGCGACATGAGATCAGTCCTTCGTGTGGCGGGTCAGGGTGGTCAGCGGGTCAGCGCGACGGCGTCGGCCGTGAGCTGCGTGATGCCGGCGAAGTCGCCAGCGGCGACGCGGTCGCGAGGGACCATCCACGAGCCGCCGACGGCTGCGACGGCGGGGATGCTGAGGTAGTCCTGCAGGTTCTTGGGGCCGATGCCGCCGGTGGGCACGAAGCTGACCTGCCCGAACGGGGCGGCGAGCGCGGCGATGGCCGGGGCGCCGCCGGAGGTTCCCGCCGGGAAGAACTTCACGGTCGTCAGGCCCAGCTCGAGGGCGGCCTGGATCTCCGTGGCGGTGACGGCGCCGGGCAGCGCGAGCACGCCCAGTTCGTGGCAGCGCTCGACGACGGCGCGGCTCAGGCCCGGGGAGACGACGTAGGAGGCGCCAGCGGCGACGGCCTGGTCGACCTGGGCCGCGGTCAGCACGGTGCCGGCGCCGACGAGGATGTCGCCCCGGTCTGCCATGGCGCGGATCGAGTCGGCGGCGGCGGCCGTGCGGAACGTGACCTCGGCGACGGGGAGGCCGCCGGCGACGAGGGCGCCGGCGAGGGCGTCGGCATGGGCGGCGTCGTCGAGGACGACGACGGGGACGAGACGAGCTTCGCTCAGTGCGGCGAGGGTATCCACGGTGATTCCGTTTCGCTAGGCGCAACGCCCGCTGCGCTGCGCGAAACAGCATCGCACACTGATCTCGCGGACCTCAACCCGTCACCGAGAGGACCAGCCGTGTCGAGCCGCCGGGTCAGCGGAGCTTGCGCATCTCGAGGGCCGCGCCACACCCGCACAGACGACGTCGGGCCCGCGGGGAG
The sequence above is a segment of the Cellulomonas chengniuliangii genome. Coding sequences within it:
- the eda gene encoding bifunctional 4-hydroxy-2-oxoglutarate aldolase/2-dehydro-3-deoxy-phosphogluconate aldolase, with amino-acid sequence MTVDTLAALSEARLVPVVVLDDAAHADALAGALVAGGLPVAEVTFRTAAAADSIRAMADRGDILVGAGTVLTAAQVDQAVAAGASYVVSPGLSRAVVERCHELGVLALPGAVTATEIQAALELGLTTVKFFPAGTSGGAPAIAALAAPFGQVSFVPTGGIGPKNLQDYLSIPAVAAVGGSWMVPRDRVAAGDFAGITQLTADAVALTR